In the genome of Chitinivibrio alkaliphilus ACht1, one region contains:
- the folE gene encoding GTP cyclohydrolase I FolE, producing MIDESIRSILTAVGENPDREGLIDTPRRVRKAYEHILGGYQISPEELLRNAIFTEDVNHMIIVRDIEIYSMCEHHMLPFFGKVHIGYISENRVYGVSKLARVADAFARRLQVQERMTQQIADTIMAPIGAEGVGVVVEAKHLCMMMRGVGKQNSVMTTSAMLGSFREDQKVRDEFLRLIGK from the coding sequence ATGATTGATGAAAGTATTCGTTCTATCCTTACAGCGGTGGGAGAAAACCCAGATAGGGAAGGTTTAATAGATACCCCTCGTCGGGTTCGGAAAGCCTACGAGCATATCTTGGGAGGATATCAAATATCTCCGGAGGAATTGTTGCGTAATGCAATCTTTACCGAAGACGTGAATCACATGATTATCGTGCGCGATATTGAGATCTATTCCATGTGTGAACATCACATGTTGCCTTTTTTTGGGAAAGTACATATTGGCTATATTTCTGAAAACCGGGTCTACGGAGTGAGCAAGCTTGCCCGTGTGGCAGATGCCTTTGCTCGGCGCCTTCAGGTGCAGGAGCGCATGACCCAACAGATAGCCGATACCATCATGGCGCCCATTGGTGCAGAAGGGGTTGGGGTTGTCGTAGAGGCAAAACATCTTTGTATGATGATGCGCGGTGTGGGTAAACAAAATTCTGTTATGACAACCTCAGCCATGCTCGGGTCATTTCGGGAAGATCAAAAAGTGCGGGATGAATTCCTTCGTTTAATTGGAAAATAA